A genome region from Camelina sativa cultivar DH55 chromosome 10, Cs, whole genome shotgun sequence includes the following:
- the LOC104717490 gene encoding stem-specific protein TSJT1-like: MLAIFHEAFAHPPEELNSPASEKCSKQPKLPEETLNDFLSRYPLNTFSMSFGQAAVLAYVRPSASFSIHQRLFCGYDDIYCLFFGSLNNLCQLNRQYGLTKTTNEAMFVIEAYRTLRDRGPYPADQVVKDLDGSFAFVVYDSKAGSVFTALGSDGGVKLYWGIAADGSVVISDDLDVIKEGCAKSFAPFPTGCMFHSEGGLMSFEHPMNKIKAMPRVDSEGVLCGANFKVDVYNRVNSIPRRGSEANWTL; encoded by the exons ATGTTGGCTATATTTCACGAGGCGTTTGCTCATCCGCCTGAGGAACTCAACAGTCCGGCATCTGAGAAATGTTCTAAACAACCAAAGCTTCCTGAAGAAACCCTAAACGATTTCTTATCTCGTTATCCTCTCAACACTTTCTCCATGTCTTTTGGACAAGCAGCTGTTCTCGCTTACGTTCGTCCTTCTGCTTCCTTCTCCATCCACCAGAG gttgtTTTGTGGATATGATGATATCTACTGTCTGTTCTTTGGGAGCTTGAACAATCTGTGTCAGCTAAACAGACAGTATGGTTTGACCAAGACAACAAACGAGGCCATGTTTGTGATCGAAGCTTATAGGACTCTTAGAGACAGAGGTCCTTATCCAGCTGATCAGGTCGTTAAAGACTTAGATGGTAGCTTTGCCTTTGTTGTTTATGATAGCAAAGCCGGCTCTGTCTTCACGGCTCTG GGATCTGATGGAGGGGTGAAGCTATACTGGGGCATAGCTGCTGATGGATCTGTTGTAATATCAGATGATTTGGATGTTATTAAAGAAGGCTGTGCCAAATCTTTTGCTCCATTTCCTACAG GGTGTATGTTCCATAGTGAAGGAGGGTTAATGAGCTTTGAGCATCCGATGAACAAGATAAAAGCAATGCCGAGAGTGGACAGTGAGGGAGTTCTGTGCGGTGCCAACTTCAAGGTGGATGTTTACAATCGTGTTAACAGTATCCCTCGTCGAGGAAGTGAAGCCAATTGGACTCTCTGA
- the LOC104717491 gene encoding protochlorophyllide reductase B, chloroplastic isoform X2 → MQREHSLRSVTIRAQTAATSNSPVTKSVDGKKTLRKGNVVVTGASSGLGLATAKALADTGKWHVTMACRDFLKAERAAKSAGMPKGSYTVMHLDLASLDSVRQFVDSFRRTEMPLDVLVCNAAVYFPTAKEPTYSAEGFELSVATNHLGHFLLARLLLDDLKKSDYPSKRLIIVGSITGNTNTLAGNVPPKANLGDLRGLAGGLNGLNSSAMIDGGDFDGAKAYKDSKVCNMLTMQEFHRRYHEETGVTFASLYPGCIASTGLFREHIPLFRTLFPPFQKYITKGYVSETESGKRLAQVVSDPSLTKSGVYWSWNKASASFENQLSEEASDVEKARKVWEISEKLVGLA, encoded by the exons ATGCAGAGAGAACATAGCTTGAGGAGTGTAACAATTCGAGCACAAACCGCTGCGACTTCAAACTCTCCGGTTACAAAATCCGTGGATGGCAAGAAAACGTTGAGGAAAGGAAATGTGGTGGTCACGGGAGCTTCGTCTGGGTTAGGTCTAGCCACGGCTAAAGCTCTAGCCGATACAGGGAAATGGCACGTGACAATGGCGTGCAGAGACTTCCTTAAAGCCGAGAGAGCTGCTAAATCCGCAGGGATGCCTAAAGGCAGCTACACTGTGATGCACTTAGACTTAGCCTCGTTGGACAGTGTGAGACAGTTCGTTGATAGCTTCAGGAGGACAGAGATGCCTCTCGATGTTTTGGTCTGTAATGCTGCGGTTTATTTCCCGACAGCTAAAGAGCCTACTTACAGTGCAGAAGGGTTTGAGCTTAGCGTTGCGACGAACCATTTGGGACATTTTCTTCTCGCAAGGTTGTTGCTTGATGACTTGAAGAAATCTGATTACCCTTCAAAGCGTCTCATCATCGTTGGATCCATTACTG gtAACACTAATACATTGGCGGGTAATGTACCACCAAAGGCGAATCTAGGTGATTTGAGGGGTCTAGCGGGTGGATTGAACGGTTTAAACAGCTCAGCTATGATTGATGGAGGAGATTTCGATGGTGCAAAGGCTTACAAAGACAGTAAAGTCTGCAATATGTTGACAATGCAAGAGTTTCACAGGCGTTACCATGAAGAAACTGGAGTCACTTTCGCTTCGCTTTACCCCGGTTGCATCGCCTCCACGGGTTTGTTCCGAGAGCACATCCCGCTCTTCCGTACCCTCTTCCCTCCCTTTCAGAAGTACATCACTAAAGGATATGTCTCCGAGACAGAGTCTGGCAAAAGACTTGCTCAg GTGGTGAGTGATCCTAGCTTGACAAAATCAGGGGTTTACTGGAGCTGGAACAAGGCTTCGGCTTCTTTTGAGAACCAGTTATCAGAAGAAGCAAGTGACGTTGAGAAGGCTCGTAAAGTGTGGGAGATCAGTGAGAAGCTCGTTGGCTTGGCCTAA